In the Ovis aries strain OAR_USU_Benz2616 breed Rambouillet chromosome 18, ARS-UI_Ramb_v3.0, whole genome shotgun sequence genome, CCACTTCCGCTGCAGCACCTTCGCTGAGCTGCAGGAGCGGCTGGGCTGCATTCCTGGCACTGAGGGCCCCCCTGGGGCCCAGGCCGGCCCAGCCCGAACGGGCAGGAAGTCCTCGCCACTCGAGGCCGTGGCCCCCAGGACGCCTGTGGGCGCTCCGCTGGCCGCCAGCACTCCTCGCGGCAGCCCCGGTCCAAACACCCAGCAGGGTGCCCCGGAGCCCCCCAAGGCCAGTGCTGACCAGAGAGAGGCGGGCAGCACCAGGCCTGAGCTGCCCACGCTGCCAGATAACACCACGGTGGGCGGAGGCGGGAGGCCGCTGCCCAGCCCGGCCCCACCCCTGCCTTGGCAACCGGAAGCTGGCGGGGcctctgaggagcctggcgggggcgACAGTGCAGGTGCTATACGGACGCCCCCCGTGGGCAGGAGCAGGCAGGCTGAGCACCCCTGCCCGCCTGCACGCGGCCACCGGCTGGAGCGGGGCCTGCTGACTACCACGGTAACCCTGCAGCAGCCGGTGGAGCTGAATGGGGAGGACGAGCTGGTGTTCACGCTGGTGGAGGAGCTGTCCCTGGGGGGCCTCGCTGGCCCCGGGCGCCCCTCCAGCTTGGCCAGCTTCGGCAGTGACTGCTCCCTGCAGGCCCTGGCCTCGGGTTCGAGGCCGGTGAGCATCATCAGCAGCATCAATGACGAGTTCGATGCGTACACCTCACCACCCCCTGGCGGGGCCCTGGACGGGGCGGCCTGGGCAGATGGCAGCCGGAGCTCGTCCGGCAGCTCCTGGCGCAGCGAGGTCAGCGTGTGCACCGCAGACAGCCTTGGCCCCGCATCAGCGGGTCCCCCGGACCCTGTCGGCTCTGAGGTGCCGGCAGGGCTCCCCTtgctgggctcctccgtcccgGATGGCGGGTCCCTGGAGGACAGCAGCCTTCAGCGCTCAGAGGGTGGCAGACTGGACAGTCTTGGGCCTGCCCGGGGTCCTTGTCCCGCGGAGGAGGCTGTGGCAGCCCCCGGCCGACCTGCCCGGGAGCAGTCTGCCGTGTCTCCCCGGGGGCCGGCCCCTGCACAGACCCTCCACTCCAGCCTGCCGCGCACACCCAGGACTACCTCCGCGGCTGGTCGTGTGGGCGGCCCCCGCCTGGCTGCGGGCCCACCTGGCCCGGGAGGTCTCTTTGAGGACCCTTGGCTGCTCCGGGCTGACGACTGTGGCCCGCCACCCCTGGCTTCAGGTGGcagggcccccagcccagccccaacACTGGCTTGTGCCCGCAGGGTGGTGGATGGCTGTGAGGTGGGCCGGGTGGCCCACAGGCCGGAAGTCGTGACCCCGATCCCACCCCTGCGGAGGGGGGCAACCACGCTGGGGGTGAGCACGCCCTCTGCGTCCTTTGGGGATGCCCCAGGGGAGGCAGCAGCCTGCCTGGGCAGCCCCAAGGCCACCCCCATCAGCAAGAAGAGCGCAGCTCCCAAGGGGGGCTTCTGTGCGAGGCCTGGAGGTGTGGCCCCCCCAGCGCCCCCCGTGCGCAAGTCTAGCCTGGAGCACAAGCCTGGCCCTGGGCTGTCCTCTCCGCAGGCTGGGAGCCCGGCTCGGCCCGGGGCTGCTGCCTTCCTTCGAGGGGACGGGGAGGCCAGGCCTGGTGGCCGGGCTGACCACCCCATCCCCAGGGTCACGTCCAGCCTGAAGGCCCGGACTGGCAAGGCGGAGACAGGGTGCCGACCTGCCACCCACGGATCTCTGGAGCGCTGCGAGGGCCTGGCCCACGGCAGCAGtaaggccagggaagcccccggccGGCTGGCCCGCGCTGTGCCCCGGCTGGGTGTGCCGCCCACCAGTCCCACGCCCGGGCCCGCACCTGCCTGTAGGAGCAGCCCCGCCAAGGGCGTGGGGGCCCCCAAGCTCCCCAGCAGCGGGAGCAAGGGCCGCAGTGTAGCGGCTGGCGGGCCCCGTGCTCTGGGCTCTTCGGCGAAGCCGCTGGCCCCCACGGTGGGGAGGGCCCCTTGCGGCCCCGTGACGGGCCCCAAGGCAGCCCCGCGGGCGGCGCCGGGTGTTGGGGCAAAGGCCAGCCGGGGCACCATCATGGGCACCAAGCAGGCGTTCCGGGCCACCCACAGCCGCGTGCATGAGCTGGCGGCCGGGGGCGCCCGCGGCCGGGGCGGCCCCTCCTGGGGCTCGGCCGACTCGGACAGCGGCAACGACAGCGGCGTGAACGTTTCGGAGGAGCGGCCGCCTGCCAGCCCGGCGCTGCCCTCGCCGTACAGCAAGGTGACGGCGCCCCGGCGGCCGCAGCGCTACAGCAGCGGCCACGGCAGCGACAACAGCAGCGTGCTGAGCGGGGAGCTGCCGCCCGCCATGGGCCGCACCGCGCTCTTCTACCacagcggcggcagcagcggctACGAGAGCGTCCTGCGGGACAGCGAGGCCACGGGCAGCACCTCCTCGGCCCCCGACTCCATGAGCGACAGCGGGGCCGCCTCCCCGGGCGCCCGCTCCCGCAGCCTCAAGTCCCCCAAGAGGAGGGCCACAGGTGGGTGTCCGGCTCGGCCGCGGGCCACCCTGGACTGCCGGGCACCCCCTTGGTGGATCCCAGGTGCAGGCAGCCCCTTTTCGTGGCCTGGGCGTGGGTTGGGAAAGAGTTTCCAGACGTGAGACGGAATGAAAGAAGAAttaagtttattagagtgggagacgctgttagaacagcaggccaGGTCAAGGGCGAACCGACACTGAACAGGGGTCCTTACTCCGCTCTTATACCCAGGATCCAGGGAGTGGGATAGGGGTCTTGCGGGTcgtttgctgattggatgaggtgTGAGTAGGGCAGGTACCTTCTCCCTACGGGCCAGGAGGGGAGACAGGCTATACTGCTCCATTAACAGTGACACCGTTGGGGAGGGAAGGGCGATGAGGGTCTGGTATTTTGGTTCCTGCGTTCCCAGACCCTCCTGGGTTTCATCTGCCCTTCCGTCCATGGGTCACCGCACCCTCGACAGGTTCAGACGTAGGCCGAGGGGATAGGCATGCCCCACCCTCTGCGGTTTGTAAACGCACCCCATGTGTGTTCTCTGCCCCCCTGCACTGCCCCCAGGCTGGTCCCCGTCCTGTCGGAGCGAACTGGCGAGGGTGGGCCCCCCGAGGTCACCCTGACGAGGCgtgcggggctgggggaggacgGGGGGCTACCAAGCCTGCTGGCCGCCTGGGAGCTCCCTGTGTCCGTCCCTTGGACCCCCATCTCTGTGGACTGGCTAGGGTGGGCTGTTTCACAGGCCGAGTGTGGCTGGGGGATCTGGGCACTGGTGGACGCTTTCCAGGGCATTGTGAGTGAGGCATGCATGATCTGAACGGAGGTCGTGGGAAAGCTGGAGGCTGGTGGGGAGGTAGAGAGGGGCGTCCCAGAGGACGTGGTGGGCCTGGCTTCGGGGTCTGTCCGGGGCAGTGGGAATAGAGACGCCTATGAGTTAGGAAGCCGTGCGGCCCTTTAGGGGTGTTCAAGGGTGACCGACAGAGGTCAAGGGTTGTGGCCTTGAGGCTGTGCCACGCGGGGAGGCGGGAGGTGCTGGGGCAGCTGGAGTCCTGTCTGTTCCGTGGGGCAGGGCTGGTCAGGGTTTCTGGGCAGCACTAGGCTGAGCGTTTCAGGATTGTGCCCCTGTGGGCTCTGCTCATCAGAGCCGTGGCCAGGCTGGGGGTCTGGGGGTCTGGCCTCTGCATGCCCAGCGCCCGGCTGTCTGTTCTAGGTCTGCAGCGGCGACGGCTGATCCCGGCCCCCCTGCCCGACAACGCCGCCCTGGGCCGCAAGCCCAGCCTCCCGGGGCAGTGGGTGGACCTGCCCCCGCCCCTGGCCGGCGCGCTGAAGGAGCCCTTCGAGATCAAGGTGTATGAGATTGACGACGTGGAGCGGCTGCAGCGGCGCCGTCTGCCCCCCAGGGAGGGCCCGGCGGAGGTGGGGGCAGCGGGGGTgtggctgggagggcaggggggcTTCTTGGTGTGGCCGGCAGCCCGCTGACCTCACCTTCCCCTCTCGTTCACAGCCCTCCCAGAACTTGGAGAAGGTAGGACGGCCCCACTGGTCCTGAGCtcctggcaggggagggggtcCTGTGGCCACCTCCTTGTGCCCTGGAATTGCGCTGGGTGGGGGGCCTTCCCACAGCCACGGCGCTCACCCTGGGCCTGGGTCCCAGGTGGGCACAGGTGGCCTTGGGGGCCCGTGGTCTGAGCCCCACGGGGCTGGGGAGCGGGGCGGTGAGGAAGGGGCAGGGCCTGACCCCTGCCCACCTCGGAGGCCCCACCGTGCGCCTGTCCAGGCCTGGAGGGTGGAGTGGGGCTTGGGTCAAGGCTGGGGTGCCAGACCCCTGGGGAGCAGGCTGCCATCCGTGCCTGAGCgccccaccgcccccacccccgtgcTCAGGGCCCGGTGTGCGTCAGTGCCCGGCTGCGGCTGGCCGAGCGCAGGCTGCAGCGGCTACAGGAGGTGCGGGCGAGGCGGGAGCTGCTGCGCGGGGAGCTGGCCGAGACCCAGGGCCGGCTGATGCTGGAGCCCGGCCGCTGGCTGGAGCAGTGTGAGTCTCCCAGCCCCGCCCAGCACCCCGGTCCAGCCACGTCACCCCCGCCCCAGGGCGGGGGGGAGACCTGGAGgtcgggagggggaggggcgacGCCGCGGCCCTGGGGACCCCGGCCTGAACGGCTCTCCGCGCCCCCCGACCCCCGCAGTTGAGGTGGACCCGGGGCTGGAGCCCGAGTCGGCCGAGTACCTGGCGGCCCTGGAGCGTGCCACCGCCGCCCTGGAGCAGTGCGTGAACCTGTGCAAGGCCCACGTCATGATGGTCACCTGCTTCGACATCAGCgcggccgcccccgccgccgccccagggccccaggaggTGGACGTCTGAGGCTGGGCCAAGGGCCCCCAGGGGAGGGGACATGGCGCTGGGGGCTTGAAGATGGAACGCGGGATGGAGCGAGGATGTGCTGGGGGTCGGAGGGATGAGGATGTGCAGGGTCCCTTGCgggacggggcggggcgggggtctTGGAGGTGTGGGAGCGTGAGGGACGGGAGGGGCTGGCCGAGCCCGCGGGCGGAGGAGCGAGTGTGCAGGACTCCGGAGGACTGTGATGCAAGTGCCTTTAACCTTGGACTGGGTTTCTCTCCTTTCTGCGTTTGGTGCTAAGGACTCGGGCCACCGGCACACAGCGGCCCCTGGGCGGTGCCTGTGGCCGTCCGGGGGCCGATCAGATTGCGCCTTGTGTACAGCTAAGCGAGTCCGTGCTGCAGAGCGGCCCTGGGCTCACCAGGCTGTCTGCTTTAGGTTCAGGGTTACTTCATAGCCGTTTCCTCTCGACAGAGCCGGCCGTAGGGGTCTGCAGACCCCCTGTGTGTTCTCTCTGCTGATCTCGGATCGAGCCTGGAGCGGGTGGGTCTTCTGGGCGGTGGGTGGCTGACTCTCCCTCCCCGGGACCTGCTCTGTCCTGACATCACCAGGAGGGCAGCACCCAAGGGCTGAACCGAAGGCACCTGGCGCCTTCTTCCACGGCAGGAATTCTTACCAAAACCACAAGCAAAAAAacaagacagacacacacacacacacacacacacacacacacacgttgggGGTGAGGGTTTTGTAAAGGTGCTGTCAGGTTCGTATTTTTGTATCATTTTGCCTACAGATGCGGTATTTGCAGTGGGAACTTGAAGACAGATGATCTATGTTTTTATGCTTTTCTATGGAAGGTGTCCCTGCGGCCGGGCTCTTTCCGGTGGGGAGGCCCCCAGGCAGGGCGCGGGTCCTTGGGAGGCCAAATGCAAACCGGGATGAGCCTGCTAACAGGAGCGGAACGTTCCCGTCACGACGGGTTCTTTTTTTCCGACCGTTGTGGATTTTCTAGGGTCATCCGAACCTTTGTACAAACATGTAGATAACAGCTTGCTACGGTTTTTATTTGTGAATAAAAGATGTGTCCCTTGTTCATGAGGCTCCTGAGTCCACCTGGCGGGCTGTCCTCTGAGGGTTTGGGGCGAGGCGGGGCAAGGAGGCTGCCGGGGGCACCTCCCACCCACAAACCCCACAGCAGGGGCCAGCCGTCGGCAAGAGGG is a window encoding:
- the KIF26A gene encoding kinesin-like protein KIF26A, with the protein product MGSRGGPLCAAQPAVAEGGPAREPLQLLEVSPRKRLTAGPEQDPCGSRPAPEGAGPGAEQGHSAGGGGWCRHCHTKLSELKRQAWKLVSGPGTPLRDPCLSALLLDKLPACRPEAERRCDVCATHLTQLTREALQLLQAPASREDPDAPNGGPSLAPPGPNTAPSLRDGPAPAGPAGRQSGRAGPDRRKGPAWPSGPSVQVSVAPAGLGGALSTVTIQAQQCLEGVWSVSRVNSFLPPTCLAEAAVAAVAVADTVRDGPPPAGSDGASKTWGLVTPAPGAPPGGSTGPSAAASFFLRAAQKLSLASKRKKPPPPPPPAPRRASTYPTDFSGVLQLWPPPAPPCLLRATSKAKDNPSSVGKVKVMLRIWPVQGAQRSAESTSFLKVDTRKKQVTLYDPAAGPPGSTGPRRAPTAAVPKMFAFDAVFPQDSEQAEVCSGTVADVLQSVVGGADGCIFSFGHASLGKSYTMIGRDSSPQSLGVVPCAISWLFRLMDERRERTGARFSVRVSAVEVCSRGQSLRDLLAEVASGSLQDTQSPGVYLREDLACGAQLQNQSELRAPTAEKAALYLDAALAAREDSRGGSHVLFTLHVYQYRVEKCGRGGMSGGRSRLHLIDLGSCEEAPGGPPSLSLSALGSVILAVVSGAKHVPYREHRLTALLRETLATASCRTTMIAHVSDAPARHAETLSTMQLAARVHRLRRKKVKYASSSSGGDSSCEEGCARRPPHLRPFHPRGAASDSDRLAASSPGDPDYSSSSEQSCDTVIYVGPGGTALSDRELTDSEGPPDFVPIIPALSRPRPTPGPREADHFRCSTFAELQERLGCIPGTEGPPGAQAGPARTGRKSSPLEAVAPRTPVGAPLAASTPRGSPGPNTQQGAPEPPKASADQREAGSTRPELPTLPDNTTVGGGGRPLPSPAPPLPWQPEAGGASEEPGGGDSAGAIRTPPVGRSRQAEHPCPPARGHRLERGLLTTTVTLQQPVELNGEDELVFTLVEELSLGGLAGPGRPSSLASFGSDCSLQALASGSRPVSIISSINDEFDAYTSPPPGGALDGAAWADGSRSSSGSSWRSEVSVCTADSLGPASAGPPDPVGSEVPAGLPLLGSSVPDGGSLEDSSLQRSEGGRLDSLGPARGPCPAEEAVAAPGRPAREQSAVSPRGPAPAQTLHSSLPRTPRTTSAAGRVGGPRLAAGPPGPGGLFEDPWLLRADDCGPPPLASGGRAPSPAPTLACARRVVDGCEVGRVAHRPEVVTPIPPLRRGATTLGVSTPSASFGDAPGEAAACLGSPKATPISKKSAAPKGGFCARPGGVAPPAPPVRKSSLEHKPGPGLSSPQAGSPARPGAAAFLRGDGEARPGGRADHPIPRVTSSLKARTGKAETGCRPATHGSLERCEGLAHGSSKAREAPGRLARAVPRLGVPPTSPTPGPAPACRSSPAKGVGAPKLPSSGSKGRSVAAGGPRALGSSAKPLAPTVGRAPCGPVTGPKAAPRAAPGVGAKASRGTIMGTKQAFRATHSRVHELAAGGARGRGGPSWGSADSDSGNDSGVNVSEERPPASPALPSPYSKVTAPRRPQRYSSGHGSDNSSVLSGELPPAMGRTALFYHSGGSSGYESVLRDSEATGSTSSAPDSMSDSGAASPGARSRSLKSPKRRATGLQRRRLIPAPLPDNAALGRKPSLPGQWVDLPPPLAGALKEPFEIKVYEIDDVERLQRRRLPPREGPAEPSQNLEKGPVCVSARLRLAERRLQRLQEVRARRELLRGELAETQGRLMLEPGRWLEQFEVDPGLEPESAEYLAALERATAALEQCVNLCKAHVMMVTCFDISAAAPAAAPGPQEVDV